One Desulfonatronum thiosulfatophilum DNA window includes the following coding sequences:
- a CDS encoding virulence RhuM family protein produces MTNSNLPEKLPNFVIFKTADGKVNIDVYFQDDTLWLTQKLIAELFGKGRSTITEHLKNIFAEGELDEELVCRKFRHTTQHGAIKGKTQEKEMLYYNLRAITAVGYRVNSHRATEFRKWATEILHEYIIKGFVIDDERLKQIKHFGQDYFDELLERIREIRLSERRLYQKITDIYALSADYDRNDETTKEFFATVQNKMHWAIQGKTAAEIIYTEADAQKIFMGLKTWKNAPGGKILKSDVIIAKNYLNEEHLKELERIVSAYLDLAENRARRGIVTNMKDWVQFLDKFLALSDYPILLDKGKISALEAKIKAEAEYYKFRVIQDKQYISDFDEEVRKLIGKDKGGKGDDF; encoded by the coding sequence ATGACAAACTCAAATCTCCCCGAAAAATTACCAAACTTTGTCATCTTCAAAACAGCAGATGGCAAAGTCAATATCGATGTCTATTTCCAGGACGATACGCTCTGGCTTACCCAAAAACTGATTGCCGAATTATTTGGCAAAGGGCGTTCAACCATCACCGAACACCTGAAAAATATTTTTGCGGAAGGAGAGCTGGATGAAGAACTGGTGTGTCGGAAATTCCGACACACCACTCAACACGGTGCCATCAAAGGCAAAACCCAGGAAAAAGAGATGCTGTATTACAACCTTCGAGCGATTACTGCCGTTGGTTACCGGGTCAATTCTCATCGCGCCACGGAATTCAGGAAATGGGCAACAGAAATCCTGCATGAATACATCATCAAAGGTTTTGTGATTGATGATGAACGCTTAAAGCAGATCAAGCATTTTGGACAGGATTACTTTGATGAGTTGCTTGAGCGCATTCGTGAAATCCGTCTGAGTGAGCGGCGACTCTATCAGAAAATCACCGATATCTATGCCTTGTCTGCTGATTATGACCGAAATGACGAAACCACCAAGGAATTTTTTGCCACGGTGCAAAACAAAATGCATTGGGCCATACAAGGGAAGACCGCTGCGGAAATTATTTATACCGAAGCAGACGCGCAGAAGATATTTATGGGCTTGAAAACCTGGAAGAATGCACCCGGCGGGAAAATTTTAAAATCCGATGTGATCATTGCCAAAAATTATCTCAATGAAGAACACCTCAAAGAGTTGGAAAGAATCGTATCCGCCTATCTTGATCTTGCGGAAAACAGGGCGCGCCGCGGCATTGTAACCAATATGAAAGACTGGGTTCAATTTCTGGACAAGTTCCTTGCCCTCTCGGATTATCCAATACTCCTGGATAAAGGCAAAATCTCAGCTTTGGAAGCAAAAATAAAAGCTGAAGCAGAATACTATAAATTCCGGGTCATTCAGGACAAACAGTACATTTCCGACTTTGACGAGGAAGTAAGAAAGCTGATCGGCAAAGATAAAGGCGGAAAAGGTGATGACTTCTAA